TGGCCTCGCATCGCGACGCGCTGGTCGCGGCGTGGAAACGCGACCACGACAACGCCGCTCACGCCACCGAGCAGCGACCTCCGATGCCGGGCACCCTCGATGCGTTTATGCGTCTAGTCGAGGCCGGCTGGGACACCGAAGTCGCCGCCCGCCCGCACGGCCAGCACACCACCGTGGTGGTCCACCTCGACATCGCCCAACGCCTCGCCGCACTGCACCTGGGACCACTGCTCTCCGACGCCGAGCGCCAATACCTGACCTGCGACGCCACCGCCGAAGTCTGGTTCGAACGAGACGGGCGGCCCATCGGGGCCGGGCGAACCACCCGGCTGATCAACCGGCGACTGCGCCGCGCCCTCGAACATCGGCACCGCATGTGCGCCGTCCCCGGCTGTGGCGCCACCCGCGGGCTACACGCCCACCATCTCCAACACTGGGAAGACGGCGGCCCCACCGAGTTACCCAACCTGGTCCTGCTCTGCCCCTATCACCACCGGCTGCACCACCAAGGCGCCATCACGATCAGCGGACCCGCCACCAACGTCACCGTTACCGACGAAGACGGACAACAGCTCAATCCCGGATCGCTGGCGCGCCCACCAACCACATCGCCACCCGCGGTGCCGCCCTACCCGGGACCGACCGGCGAGCGCGCCGACTGGTGGTGGTACGACCCCTTCGAACCCCAACCACCACCCACACTCAACTGAACCCGGGCTGCAGCCGAGGCGTTGGTTACCGACCGGTAGCAAACGGCCTAGACCGCCGTGGGAGAATCCGCATATGACTGTCATCTCGGACAAGGTCCCGGAGAATTTCGTTGCCGGACTCGAGGGCGTGGTGGCGTTCACCACCGAGATCGCCGAGCCTGACAAGGACGGCGGCGCCCTGCGTTACCGCGGTGTCGACATCGAAGACTTGGTGGCTCAGCGCGTCACGTTCGGTGACGTCTGGGCTTTGCTGGTGGACGGAAAGTTCGGCAACGGGCTGCCGCCCGCCGAGCCGTTCCCGCTGCCGATCCACAGCGGCGACGTCCGCGTCGACGTCCAGGCCGGCCTGGCGATGCTGGCGCCGATCTGGGGCTACGAGCCGCTGCTCGACATCGACGACGACACCGCCCGCGACCAGTTGGCCCGCGCGTCGGTGATGGCGCTGTCCTACGTCGCGCAGTCCGCTCGCGGTATCTACCAGCCCGCGGTTCCGCAGCGGCTCATCGACGAATGCCCAACGGTCACAGCACGTTTCATGACGCGCTGGCAGGGTGAGCCGGATCCGAAGCACGTCGAGGCCGTCGACGCCTACTGGGTCTCGGCCGCCGAGCACGGCATGAACGCGTCCACCTTCACCGCCCGGGTGATCGCCTCCACCGGTGCCGACGTCGCGGCTTCGCTGTCCGGGGCGGTCGGTGCGATGAGCGGCCCCCTCCACGGCGGTGCGCCGGCCCGGGTGCTCCCGATGCTCGAAGAGGTCGAGCGGACCGACGATGCGCGCGGGCTGGTGAAGGGAATTTTGGATCGCCGCGAGAAACTGATGGGCTTCGGGCACCGGGTGTATCGCGCCGAGGACCCGCGTGCCCGCGTCCTGCGCGCGACCGCCAAGCGGCTGAATGCGCCGCGCTACGAGGTCGCCGCGGCCGTCGAGCAAGCCGCGCTGGCCGAGCTGCGCGAGCGGCGTCCAGACCGCGCGATCGAGACCAACGTCGAATTCTGGGCCGCGGTGATCCTCGACTTCGCTCAGGTCCCTGCCCGGATGATGCCGGCGATGTTCACCTGCGGCCGCACTGCGGGGCTGGTGCGCGCACATCCTCGAGCAGAAACGGCTGGGCAAACTGGTTCGCCCGGCCGCTATTTACGTCGGACCCGGTCCGCGGAGCCCGGAATCGGTCGAAGGCTGGGCCGAGGTCAACCCGGCTGAGGGTTAAGCCAATTCGCGAATGCGTTCCACCACGCGACTGCGCAGCGACGGCGCCGGAGCGGCAGCCGCGACCTCGACCATGTCGGCGACCGAGGTGAACTTGACGCGTGGCCGGTCGGCCACTTCGCCGCGGGCTATCTCGGCGGCGTCGATGGCCCGCCATCCCTTGGCATCAACGATCTGCGGCTGACGCTGCCGGACGAGCCGGTCCAGCGCCGAGGGCTTTGCGACCGGGTCGCGCAGCAGGCCGGCGTTGTAGTCGTCGACCAGTCGTTGCACGGTCTGTGCCGCACACGACTTGTTGGTGCCGATGAAGCCGGTCGGACCGCGTTTGATCCATCCCGCGACGTAGGCCCCCTCCGCCTGTGTGACGCGGCCGCCGTCGTTGGGCACCACGCCGGCCTCGTCGTCGAACGGCAGGTCTTTAATGGCCTTGCCGTGGTAGCCGATTGACGTCAATACGAGTCCAGCGTCGATGGTCTGCACCTCGTCGGTGCCGGTGACGGCGAACTCCATTCCGCTCGCTCGCCGCTGACCCAGCACGCGCTGCGGAGTCAGGTTGTAAGCCAACCGGATTCGGGCCCGCGACATCGCCGGATTCTCGGCGTGACCGAGGGTGCTGAGCACCTCCAGCTTTTGCTTGGTCAGCATGTCGGTGGCGGTGGCCAGCCCACGCCGCACCGCCCCGCGATCCGCCTCGCCGAGAACGACTTCCGCCGATGAGGTCAGCCCGATCAGCTCCGGCAGGGTGAACGCCGAATGTTCGGGTCCGCGTCGGGCGGCGACCACCACCTCGCGCACCTTCGACTCGCGCAGGGCAGCCAACGCGTGGTCGGCGATGTCGGTGTGCGCCAGTTCGTCGGGATCGGCGGTCAACACGCGTGCCACGTCGAGCGCCACGTTCCCGTTGCCAATGACGATCACGCGTTCATGGCCGAGATCGACTGGCAAGTCGACGTAGTCGGGGTGCCCATTGATCCACGCCACCAACTCGGTTGCGGTATTGGTGCCGGGGAGGTCCATCCCGTCAATGTCCAGCCGCTTGTCGTTAGGCGCTCCGACGGCGTAGATCACCGCGTGGTGGTGCGCCAACACGTCGGCGTGGCTCAGCTGATCACCCACCTCGACATTGAGGTAGAAGCGGAACTCGCGGCGACGGGCAATCCGATCGAAAAGCTTGGTGACCCGCTTGGTGGTCTGATGATCCGGGGCCACCCCGGCACGCACCAATCCGTAAGGGGTGGGCAGCTTTTCGAAGACGTTGACCCGTACACCGGGCTGTGTCAGCAGTTCATCGGCGGCGTACATCGCCGCGGGCCCGGATCCCACGATCGCCACCGTCAACGGTCCGTTGTGGTTGCCGTGTATTTCCGGCGCCGGAATCACCGGTGCGAGTTTGGATGTCGGCGGCAGCTTCTTGTCGGCCGGACGAGCCGCGTGCACCGGCTCGTAGAACAGCGCGTTGAGCGCAATGAACGGCTGCTGATCGATCGTCAATCGCGAGTCGGGCGCGATCGCCCCGACCGGGCACGCGCTGACGCATGCACCGCAGTCCACACACGCGACGGGATCGATGTACAGCATTTCCGCCGAGGCGAATTCCGGTTCGTCCGGTGACGGGTGGATGCAGTTCACCGGGCAGGCATAGACACAGGACCCGTCGCTGCAACACGACTGGGTGATGACGTGGGGCATAAGTTCTAGGCGGCGACCGTCAGGTGCTCACGCTGCGGCTCGCTGCGGTAGCGCGACGGCTTGCCGTTGATCTTGCAGATCCGCCAGATCAGCTTGGCCAACGGGTTCATCAGCCCGGTGTCG
This genomic stretch from Mycobacterium paraterrae harbors:
- a CDS encoding HNH endonuclease signature motif containing protein; the encoded protein is MSSIASPPAAANRVGRLEVLFEELAELAGQRNAIDGRIVDIVAEIDRDELWGATGARSIAALVAWKLGLSSANAHAISAVAHRREEFPRCTAGMREGRLSLDQVGVIAARAGEGSDEHYAQLAAVASVHQLRTAVKLEPRPDPDPGPPPEPSITHGGDERFSWWRIKLPHHDAAKFDAALASHRDALVAAWKRDHDNAAHATEQRPPMPGTLDAFMRLVEAGWDTEVAARPHGQHTTVVVHLDIAQRLAALHLGPLLSDAERQYLTCDATAEVWFERDGRPIGAGRTTRLINRRLRRALEHRHRMCAVPGCGATRGLHAHHLQHWEDGGPTELPNLVLLCPYHHRLHHQGAITISGPATNVTVTDEDGQQLNPGSLARPPTTSPPAVPPYPGPTGERADWWWYDPFEPQPPPTLN
- a CDS encoding FAD-dependent oxidoreductase, with product MPHVITQSCCSDGSCVYACPVNCIHPSPDEPEFASAEMLYIDPVACVDCGACVSACPVGAIAPDSRLTIDQQPFIALNALFYEPVHAARPADKKLPPTSKLAPVIPAPEIHGNHNGPLTVAIVGSGPAAMYAADELLTQPGVRVNVFEKLPTPYGLVRAGVAPDHQTTKRVTKLFDRIARRREFRFYLNVEVGDQLSHADVLAHHHAVIYAVGAPNDKRLDIDGMDLPGTNTATELVAWINGHPDYVDLPVDLGHERVIVIGNGNVALDVARVLTADPDELAHTDIADHALAALRESKVREVVVAARRGPEHSAFTLPELIGLTSSAEVVLGEADRGAVRRGLATATDMLTKQKLEVLSTLGHAENPAMSRARIRLAYNLTPQRVLGQRRASGMEFAVTGTDEVQTIDAGLVLTSIGYHGKAIKDLPFDDEAGVVPNDGGRVTQAEGAYVAGWIKRGPTGFIGTNKSCAAQTVQRLVDDYNAGLLRDPVAKPSALDRLVRQRQPQIVDAKGWRAIDAAEIARGEVADRPRVKFTSVADMVEVAAAAPAPSLRSRVVERIRELA